In the genome of Nocardia sp. NBC_00416, one region contains:
- a CDS encoding Vgb family protein, producing MVRISGAPYGLSPGPDGALWFTLTSEGAIGRYLDGAVRTFALDPRDGQPTIIVPGPDGAMWFTEFRGNRIGRIAGEGDATWFAAVSPYGITTGPDGALWYTELQADRIGRLTVDGEISRFPVTGMPSMITSGPDGALWYTLNQGNAIGRVDLSGTTAVYPLPTEAAMPVGITAGPDGALWFVEIGGGQIGRIAVDGTIDEFPLPDRDARPHAIITGPDGALWFTEWATARLGRITTDGVITATELPGAEPHGLTVGPDGALWIAMESGSIERVEV from the coding sequence GTGGTTCGGATCTCCGGGGCACCCTACGGGCTGAGCCCGGGTCCCGACGGCGCCCTCTGGTTCACCTTGACCAGCGAGGGCGCCATCGGCAGATACCTGGACGGCGCGGTGCGAACGTTTGCGCTGGACCCGCGTGACGGGCAGCCGACGATTATCGTGCCGGGACCGGACGGGGCCATGTGGTTCACCGAATTCCGTGGCAACCGGATCGGCCGCATCGCTGGGGAAGGCGATGCGACCTGGTTCGCCGCGGTATCTCCGTACGGCATCACCACGGGTCCCGACGGCGCGCTCTGGTACACCGAACTACAGGCCGACCGGATCGGGCGGCTGACCGTCGACGGCGAAATCTCCCGGTTTCCGGTGACCGGGATGCCGTCGATGATCACCTCCGGTCCGGACGGCGCGCTCTGGTACACCCTGAATCAGGGCAACGCGATCGGCCGGGTCGACCTGTCCGGCACCACCGCGGTGTACCCCCTGCCGACGGAGGCCGCGATGCCGGTCGGTATCACCGCGGGACCCGACGGCGCACTGTGGTTCGTCGAGATCGGGGGCGGGCAGATCGGCCGGATCGCGGTCGACGGCACGATCGACGAATTTCCGCTCCCGGACCGCGACGCGCGGCCACACGCCATCATCACGGGCCCGGACGGCGCCCTGTGGTTCACCGAATGGGCCACCGCCCGGCTCGGCCGTATCACCACCGACGGCGTGATCACCGCGACCGAGCTACCCGGCGCCGAGCCGCACGGTCTGACCGTCGGTCCGGACGGCGCACTGTGGATTGCGATGGAATCGGGGAGCATCGAGCGCGTCGAGGTGTGA
- a CDS encoding DUF6412 domain-containing protein: MARIWSVVAHAVNLVQLAWVAALTLAITVALVGDGPTAVVGAAVAITILLGLAEQGGRSGLRPPAESATGPSHEERRLRGAFRRQSAPDTPGRPRLPRAPGQVSAAA, translated from the coding sequence ATGGCACGGATCTGGTCGGTCGTCGCGCACGCGGTGAACCTGGTTCAGCTCGCGTGGGTGGCCGCCCTGACCCTCGCCATCACTGTGGCGCTGGTGGGCGACGGGCCCACCGCCGTGGTCGGCGCCGCGGTGGCGATCACCATTCTGCTCGGCCTGGCCGAGCAGGGCGGACGGTCCGGGCTGCGGCCACCGGCCGAATCGGCCACCGGACCCTCCCACGAGGAGCGGCGTCTGCGGGGCGCGTTCCGTCGGCAGAGCGCTCCGGACACACCTGGTCGCCCGCGCCTTCCCCGAGCACCCGGACAGGTTTCGGCCGCCGCCTGA
- the yidC gene encoding membrane protein insertase YidC has translation MLDFIYYPVSAILWLWHTVFGAVLGPDSGFAWALSVVFLVFTLRLFLLKPAIEQIRTTRRMQELRPQLENLRTQFAGDRMKQAAEMQKLQQEHGFNPLMGCLPALVQLPVFLGLYHVLQSFNRTGTGFGKLGMTPEANARTANYFFDVADVQSFLGARLFGAPISVAIASPESALDSFAAHGPVPSLAAIAAVAVPLMVVASLATHFNARASIARQDPAAAASPQISLMNKLMLWVFPLGVLVGGPLLMIAILLYWVANNIWTYGQQHLVFAWLDRDETRKAEPAAESLEPAETHPPSEDPTTAAPGPDAPPEPGGPAQAKPPELT, from the coding sequence GTGCTCGATTTCATCTATTACCCGGTATCGGCGATCCTGTGGTTGTGGCATACCGTCTTCGGGGCCGTGCTGGGTCCGGACAGCGGTTTCGCCTGGGCGCTGTCGGTGGTGTTCCTGGTCTTCACCCTTCGGCTGTTCCTGCTGAAACCCGCGATCGAACAGATCCGCACAACCCGCCGGATGCAGGAACTGCGCCCGCAGTTGGAGAACCTGCGGACACAGTTCGCCGGTGACCGCATGAAGCAGGCGGCGGAAATGCAGAAGCTCCAGCAGGAACACGGTTTCAACCCGCTGATGGGCTGCCTGCCCGCGCTGGTGCAGCTGCCCGTGTTCCTCGGCCTGTATCACGTTCTGCAGTCGTTCAACCGCACCGGCACGGGATTCGGCAAGCTCGGCATGACCCCGGAGGCGAACGCCCGGACCGCGAACTATTTCTTCGACGTCGCCGATGTGCAGTCCTTCCTCGGGGCCCGGCTGTTCGGGGCGCCGATATCGGTCGCGATCGCCAGTCCCGAGAGCGCGCTGGATTCGTTCGCCGCCCACGGACCGGTGCCGTCACTGGCCGCGATCGCGGCGGTGGCGGTGCCGCTGATGGTGGTGGCGAGCCTCGCCACCCATTTCAACGCGCGCGCGTCGATCGCGCGGCAGGATCCGGCGGCGGCCGCGAGTCCGCAGATATCGCTGATGAACAAACTGATGCTGTGGGTGTTTCCGCTCGGCGTGCTGGTGGGCGGTCCGTTGCTGATGATCGCCATCCTGCTCTACTGGGTGGCCAACAACATATGGACCTACGGGCAGCAGCACCTGGTGTTCGCCTGGCTGGACCGCGACGAGACGCGGAAGGCAGAGCCGGCGGCCGAATCCCTGGAACCCGCCGAAACTCATCCGCCGAGCGAGGATCCCACCACCGCCGCGCCGGGGCCGGATGCTCCGCCGGAACCCGGTGGCCCCGCGCAAGCGAAACCGCCGGAACTGACGTAA
- the abc-f gene encoding ribosomal protection-like ABC-F family protein, translated as MSDTPIVCSNLTFSWPDDTPVFTDLSFSVPTGRTGLVAPNGAGKSTLLRLIAGDLRPGAGSVSVDGVLGYLPQTLPLTGDLTVAELLGIAPVLAALDAVESGDTAEEHFTTIGSDWDIEERTHAQLNRLGLGELTFTRRLHTLSGGQVVSLGLAAQLLRRPDVLLLDEPTNNLDLDARHDLYDLLAEWNGCLLLVSHDRALLDRMDRIAELHAGEIRFHGGDFTEYEAAVQAEREVAEKNIRTAEQEVKREKRELQQARERASRRASNAARNLGNAGLPKIFAGTMKRNAQESAGRANETHTARVDAAKNRLDRAERALREDQQIKLQLPGTEVPAGRTVFLGEQMRYRFGERTVFAGDGADLVIRGPERIALTGPNGAGKSTLLRLIHGDLTPEAGTVTRAEGRIAYLSQRLDLLDLDRTVAENLAAAAPDLPAPQRMNLLARFLFRGSRVQLPVGALSGGERLRATLACVLFAEPAPQLLLLDEPTNNLDLVSVAQLESALDAYRGAFVVVSHDERFLAEIGVQRWLRLTDGRLTEVAGPDSAA; from the coding sequence ATGTCCGATACACCTATCGTCTGCTCGAATCTGACCTTCTCCTGGCCGGACGACACCCCGGTTTTCACCGACCTGTCCTTCAGCGTGCCCACCGGGCGAACCGGTCTGGTCGCGCCCAACGGCGCGGGCAAGAGCACCCTGCTCCGACTGATCGCCGGTGACCTGCGCCCCGGCGCCGGTAGCGTGTCCGTCGACGGCGTACTGGGTTATCTCCCCCAGACCCTGCCGCTGACCGGCGATCTGACCGTCGCCGAGTTACTGGGTATCGCACCGGTCCTGGCCGCACTGGACGCCGTCGAATCCGGTGACACCGCCGAGGAGCACTTCACCACGATCGGCTCCGACTGGGATATCGAGGAACGCACACACGCCCAGTTGAACCGGCTCGGCCTGGGCGAGCTGACGTTCACCCGGCGGCTGCACACCCTCAGCGGCGGTCAGGTCGTTTCGCTGGGGCTCGCGGCCCAGCTGCTGCGCCGGCCCGATGTCCTGCTGCTCGACGAGCCCACCAACAACCTCGACCTGGACGCCCGCCACGACCTCTACGATCTGCTCGCCGAATGGAACGGGTGCCTGCTTCTGGTCAGCCACGACCGGGCGCTGCTGGACCGGATGGACCGGATCGCCGAACTCCATGCCGGGGAGATCCGTTTCCACGGCGGTGATTTCACCGAATACGAGGCCGCGGTCCAGGCCGAACGGGAGGTCGCGGAGAAGAACATTCGCACTGCCGAACAGGAGGTCAAACGCGAGAAACGCGAACTCCAGCAGGCCCGGGAACGGGCTTCGCGCCGGGCGAGCAACGCCGCCCGCAATCTCGGCAACGCGGGTCTGCCGAAGATCTTCGCCGGGACCATGAAACGCAACGCCCAGGAATCGGCCGGGCGCGCGAACGAGACGCACACCGCCCGGGTCGACGCCGCCAAGAACCGGCTCGACCGGGCCGAGCGCGCGCTCCGTGAAGACCAGCAGATAAAACTGCAACTGCCCGGTACCGAAGTTCCGGCCGGGCGCACCGTATTCCTGGGCGAACAGATGCGCTACCGCTTCGGTGAGCGGACGGTTTTCGCGGGCGACGGCGCCGATCTGGTGATCCGCGGACCCGAACGTATCGCGCTGACGGGCCCGAACGGCGCGGGGAAATCCACGCTGCTGCGGCTGATCCACGGCGATCTGACGCCGGAGGCCGGGACCGTCACCCGCGCCGAGGGCCGGATCGCTTATCTGTCGCAGCGACTGGACCTGCTCGATCTCGACCGCACGGTCGCCGAGAACCTGGCCGCGGCCGCCCCGGATCTGCCCGCGCCGCAACGGATGAACCTCCTGGCGCGGTTCCTGTTCCGGGGATCGCGGGTCCAGCTGCCGGTCGGCGCGCTCTCCGGAGGTGAGCGGTTGCGCGCCACCCTGGCGTGCGTCCTTTTCGCCGAACCCGCTCCACAACTGCTGTTGTTGGACGAGCCGACGAACAACCTCGATCTGGTGAGCGTCGCGCAGTTGGAAAGTGCGTTGGACGCCTACCGGGGAGCCTTCGTGGTGGTGAGCCACGACGAACGGTTCCTCGCCGAGATCGGAGTGCAGCGGTGGTTGCGGTTGACCGACGGCCGGCTTACCGAGGTCGCGGGGCCTGATTCCGCGGCCTGA
- a CDS encoding YbaB/EbfC family nucleoid-associated protein encodes MDKWESDGMRFANYGMRKQIESMLDTFEAQQAQVPEVFARLAQARITARSSDGLIEVTVDGSGGLAEVRVEPDALRLGAQELSRVVTAVGKEATRLAEEQRRELAAPLLDGDEAVPDLPDLVPGAHSLRELGAAWDSETEQDGRAQDPH; translated from the coding sequence ATGGACAAGTGGGAAAGTGACGGAATGCGTTTCGCCAACTACGGGATGCGCAAGCAGATCGAGAGCATGCTCGACACCTTCGAGGCCCAGCAGGCGCAGGTACCGGAGGTGTTCGCACGGCTGGCGCAAGCCCGGATAACGGCTCGGTCGAGCGACGGCCTGATCGAGGTGACCGTCGACGGCAGCGGCGGCTTGGCCGAGGTGCGCGTCGAACCGGATGCCCTGCGGCTGGGCGCACAAGAGCTGAGCCGCGTCGTCACCGCGGTGGGCAAGGAAGCGACGCGGCTGGCCGAGGAACAGCGGCGCGAGCTCGCCGCCCCCCTCCTGGACGGCGACGAGGCGGTGCCCGATCTGCCCGATCTCGTCCCGGGCGCCCACAGCCTGCGTGAACTCGGCGCGGCCTGGGATTCCGAGACCGAGCAGGACGGGCGCGCGCAGGATCCGCACTAG